A window of the Podospora bellae-mahoneyi strain CBS 112042 chromosome 6, whole genome shotgun sequence genome harbors these coding sequences:
- the GAS5_2 gene encoding 1,3-beta-glucanosyltransferase (EggNog:ENOG503NYHJ; COG:G; CAZy:GH72), whose amino-acid sequence MKTTTVLSALAAAAAVNATPTATLPLKARQTELEPITATGNAFYKGKERFFVRGIDYQPGGAAANVDPLADPKVCKPDIEKFKKLGINTIRVYSTDNSKDHDECMEELAKAGIYVVLDANNPLYSINRDDPHTSYNAIYLQSVFATIDAFAKYTNTMAFFSGNEVIHDHANTTLTARYVKATDRDMRRYIKARKYRKILVGYSAADVTENRLQTADYFNCGTDEERSDFFAFNDYSWCTSNFVESGWDQKVKNFTGYGLPIFLSEYGCNHNVRDFGELESLMHPNMTSVYSGGLMYEYSQEPNEYGIVKIEGGDEGNGFDQTGKRTELQPEFNNLVKAMKAFPAPKGLAGASTENKASKCPENNDHWIVSTVLPEIPEEALQYFENGAGKGPGLNGKGSQWAGHVASKSPEFPDGDAQGSTGGSGSDDNENAAPRGAASILFVSGLVALVAGVISL is encoded by the exons ATGAAGACCACGACTGTTTTGTCCGCGCTCgcggctgccgctgctgtgAACGCTACCCCAACTGCCACTCTCCCCCTCAAGGCCCGCCAGACGGAGCTTGAGCCCATCACTGCCACCGGCAACGCCTTCtacaagggcaaggagagATTCTTCGTCCGCGGTATCGACTACCAGCCAGGTGGTGCTGCCGCCAATGTCGACCCTCTGGCCGATCCCAAGGTCTGCAAGCCCGACATCGAGAAGTTCAAGAAGCTcggcatcaacaccatccgtGTGTACTCGACCGACAACTCCAAGGACCACGATGAGTGCATGGAGGAGCTCGCCAAGGCCGGCATCTACGTCGTCCTTGatgccaacaaccccctgtACTCTATCAACCGTGACGACCCTCACACCTCGTACAACGCCATCTACCTCCAGAGCGTCTTCGCCACCATTGATGCCTTTGCCAAGtacaccaacaccatggcTTTCTTCTCTGGCAACGAGGTCATCCACGACcacgccaacaccaccctcactGCCCGCTACGTCAAGGCCACCGACCGTGACATGCGCCGCTACATCAAGGCTCGCAAGTACCGCAAGATCCTGGTCGGATACTCTGCCGCCGATGTAACCGAGAACCGTCTCCAGACTGCTGACTACTTCAACTGCGGTACCGATGAGGAGCGCAGCGACTTCTTCGCCTTC AACGATTACTCTTGGTGCACTAGCAACTTCGTCGAGTCCGGCTGGGATCAGAAGGTCAAGAACTTCACCGGCTATGGTCTTCCCATCTTCCTGTCCGAGTACGGCTGCAACCACAACGTCCGTGACTTTGGAGAGCTCGAGTCCCTCATGCACCCCAACATGACCAGCGTCTACTCCGGTGGTCTCATGTACGAGTACTCCCAGGAGCCCAACGAGTATGGTATCGTCAAGATTGAGGGTGGCGACGAGGGCAACGGTTTCGACCAGACTGGCAAGCGCACTGAGTTGCAGCCCGAGTTCAACAACCTGGTCAAGGCCATGAAGGCTTTCCCCGCCCCCAAGGGTCTTGCCGGCGCCAGCACCGAGAACAAGGCTTCCAAGTGCCCTGAGAACAACGACCACTGGATCGTCAGCACCGTCCTTCCCGAGATTCCCGAGGAGGCCCTTCAGTACTTCGAGAACGGTGCTGGCAAGGGCCCCGGCCTTAACGGCAAGGGCTCCCAGTGGGCTGGCCACGTCGCTTCCAAGAGCCCCGAGTTCCCCGATGGAGATGCCCAGGGCAGCACTGGCGGCTCTGGCTCCGATGACAACGAGAACGCTGCTCCCCGCGGCGCTGCCTCGATCCTCTTTGTCTCCGGCCTCGTTGCTCTCGTCGCCGGTGTCATTTCCCTGTAA